From the Maioricimonas rarisocia genome, one window contains:
- a CDS encoding RHS repeat protein, whose translation MYQQQSAAVQGMIAFRYPSGSLSGPAGYAAHVEATGNLSVPISLPPTVFSTLPPRLVYNSRAANDAIQFGHGLADSYNPTVTMLSGTSARLVTGQGTQRTYDDKDGSNRYAAPGNVTNALEENSGGGWTETQPNGFQRIYDTSGALARMQSPSGDRWTILKAGDLLSSVVDPYGQRLTYTYDGSDHLKAMIDPGGRRTTFTMDGHSNLTGVQSPDGQRITMVYDADHRLTAFVNPEGARMTHTFDAVGRVRTVRSPLGDVTTYTYGAHNSVTDPLGHVTTVVFDGNRPTALVTPLGVRGTYVWDADGRVQAQIDGNGARTTLVYTTLNNRTSGVQAIIDPLGERTTVLYDASDRLRAFVEPGGQRSTWIWDGSGNRTAVLDALGHRFTTLYNPHGQVTAAVSPGGQRNTFVYDGSGTLVASLDGDARRTTYLYDANGRQVAQVNPLGHRATFLRDPLGRPLATINPRGERTTSVYDNAGTRIASINPLGERTSLVYNADGQMIAQIDPLGHRTSFAYDAAGHRIRTETPLGQLTTTVYDAAGRTIARINPLGNRTTLAYDAAGLRVTTEDPAGNLTTILYDAAARTVASIDPFAARTSFAYDANGRPIRSEDPLGQITTMVYDAVGHRTADVNPLDHRTTSVYDTAGRPVASVDPLGHRSSTVYDVAGQPVASVNPLGERTTTVYDAAGQAIARVDPLGNRSTSVYDAAGRNVARVNASGNRTTNVYDANGQIVAEIDPLGSRTTTLYDNAGRDIATVNSLGNRTTTVYNAANAVIATVAPLGERTTTTYNEAGQQVASITPLGNRTTTLYDSADRPLAQIDPLGDRTTSVYDRTRLIASIDGNGNRSTTVFDAAGQNIAQVNALGNRTTTVYDAASQPIALVDERSHRFSFIYDAAGNKTVQIDPLERRQTFTYNADRTRHTRTDARGNRTTYLYDADGQLKNRHYPDGSRTTFVYNAVGDRTMMANTTGSYTATYDELSRRRSVSTPAGHVLTYAYDSLSRRLELHSPAGRFTYSYDANNRITLVRNPQEDRTTFSYDDASRRVVKALANGTRASFTYDAANQVTRLANLKSDGTTISSFSYKYDQAGNRTDIAEADGSRVTYSYDATYRLTAEHRTGTSPYRNTYTYDPTSNRLLKNEDGARTTYAYDAANQLVTSLDSSGTTTYTFDVDGNQQLVVAPSGNRTTTTWDFENRTTLVELPDATRNTMLYEPEGLRVQLDDSTGTTKFVWDDQNYLIETDASDALVAAYTNEPRVYGDLISQYRKTNGVWLPSYHHYDALGSTHDLTDSSGSITDTYLYDAWGELLASTGTTINPFRYVGQLGYYLDADTENCYIRARIYRPALGRWLSPDPLGFVDGMNLFAPRFVPSRVDPSGTQSTLCSGASCCIGVFPGASRGRQIADKHCGFFSWSAGNCCTSGQLQIAQECCKSKGEILDSCHWSKKGILCGAFVFSCKEGDWPAPHFLIQMV comes from the coding sequence GTGTACCAGCAGCAGAGTGCGGCCGTCCAGGGGATGATCGCGTTTCGTTATCCGTCCGGAAGCCTCAGCGGACCAGCCGGCTATGCGGCTCACGTCGAAGCGACGGGCAACCTGTCGGTTCCGATCTCGCTGCCGCCGACCGTTTTTTCGACGCTGCCTCCGCGGCTGGTCTACAACTCCCGGGCGGCCAATGATGCGATCCAGTTCGGGCATGGTCTCGCTGACTCGTACAACCCCACCGTGACCATGCTCAGTGGAACCAGCGCGCGGCTGGTCACCGGCCAGGGCACGCAGCGAACCTACGACGACAAGGATGGGAGCAACCGCTACGCCGCTCCCGGAAACGTAACCAACGCCCTCGAAGAGAACAGCGGTGGCGGCTGGACGGAAACGCAGCCCAACGGTTTCCAGCGGATCTACGACACGTCCGGCGCCCTGGCCCGCATGCAGAGTCCGTCCGGAGACCGCTGGACAATCCTCAAGGCAGGCGATCTGCTCAGCAGCGTCGTCGATCCCTACGGCCAGCGGCTGACCTACACCTACGACGGGTCCGACCACCTCAAAGCAATGATCGACCCGGGGGGTCGCCGCACGACCTTCACCATGGACGGTCACAGCAACCTCACGGGCGTTCAGTCTCCGGACGGACAGCGGATCACGATGGTCTACGACGCCGACCATCGGTTGACGGCGTTCGTCAACCCCGAGGGCGCGCGAATGACGCACACGTTCGACGCGGTGGGCCGTGTCCGGACAGTCCGCAGTCCCCTGGGGGACGTGACCACCTACACATACGGGGCCCACAACAGCGTCACCGATCCACTCGGCCACGTCACTACGGTCGTCTTCGATGGGAACCGGCCCACCGCTCTCGTGACGCCGCTCGGGGTTCGGGGAACCTACGTCTGGGATGCCGACGGGCGGGTCCAGGCGCAGATCGATGGCAACGGAGCACGGACGACGCTTGTCTACACGACGCTCAACAACCGGACGTCCGGTGTTCAGGCGATCATCGATCCGCTCGGAGAACGAACCACCGTCCTGTACGATGCCAGCGACCGCCTGCGGGCGTTCGTCGAACCGGGGGGACAGCGGAGCACATGGATCTGGGACGGGAGCGGGAACCGCACGGCCGTTCTGGACGCCCTGGGGCACCGCTTCACCACGCTCTACAATCCGCACGGTCAGGTGACGGCCGCGGTTTCCCCCGGTGGCCAGCGGAACACGTTCGTCTACGACGGTTCCGGCACGCTCGTCGCCTCCCTCGACGGTGATGCCCGCCGCACCACCTACCTCTACGACGCCAACGGGCGGCAGGTGGCCCAGGTCAACCCCCTCGGCCACCGGGCCACCTTCCTCCGCGATCCGCTCGGGCGTCCGCTGGCGACCATCAATCCTCGCGGCGAACGCACCACCAGCGTCTACGACAACGCCGGCACCCGTATCGCGAGCATCAATCCGCTTGGCGAGCGTACGAGTCTGGTCTACAACGCCGACGGCCAGATGATCGCCCAGATCGATCCGCTCGGCCACCGCACCAGCTTTGCCTACGATGCCGCCGGGCATCGTATCCGCACCGAGACCCCGCTCGGTCAGCTCACCACCACCGTCTACGATGCGGCCGGACGGACAATCGCCCGCATCAACCCGCTCGGGAATCGCACCACGCTGGCGTACGACGCCGCGGGCCTTCGCGTGACGACCGAGGACCCTGCCGGGAATCTGACCACGATCCTGTATGATGCGGCGGCCCGCACCGTCGCTTCCATCGATCCGTTCGCCGCACGCACGTCGTTCGCCTACGATGCCAATGGCCGGCCGATCCGTAGCGAAGACCCGCTGGGCCAGATCACGACCATGGTGTACGACGCGGTTGGCCACCGCACGGCGGACGTCAATCCGCTGGATCACCGCACGACCAGCGTCTACGACACCGCCGGCCGCCCCGTTGCCAGTGTCGATCCGCTGGGTCACCGGTCATCGACCGTCTACGACGTTGCCGGACAGCCGGTCGCCTCTGTCAATCCGCTCGGCGAGCGTACCACAACGGTGTACGATGCAGCCGGTCAGGCCATTGCCCGGGTCGACCCGCTGGGGAACCGCAGCACGTCCGTCTACGACGCCGCCGGACGCAACGTCGCGCGGGTGAACGCCTCAGGCAATCGGACCACGAACGTCTACGATGCCAACGGTCAGATCGTCGCCGAGATCGATCCGTTGGGAAGCCGCACCACCACTCTGTACGACAACGCCGGACGGGACATTGCCACGGTCAATTCCCTGGGGAACCGCACCACGACCGTTTACAACGCGGCCAACGCCGTGATCGCCACCGTAGCGCCATTGGGCGAGCGGACGACGACCACTTACAATGAAGCTGGACAACAGGTAGCCAGCATCACCCCCCTCGGAAACCGGACGACCACCCTTTACGATTCAGCTGATCGCCCTCTGGCGCAGATCGATCCCCTGGGCGACCGGACAACGTCCGTTTACGACCGGACTCGTCTCATCGCTTCGATTGACGGCAACGGCAATCGCAGCACGACCGTGTTCGATGCCGCTGGTCAGAACATCGCTCAGGTCAATGCCTTGGGGAATCGGACCACCACCGTCTACGATGCCGCCAGCCAACCCATCGCGCTGGTCGATGAACGATCCCACCGGTTCTCGTTCATTTACGATGCAGCCGGGAACAAGACCGTCCAGATCGACCCCCTGGAGCGGCGGCAGACCTTCACCTACAACGCCGACCGTACCCGCCACACCCGGACCGACGCCCGCGGCAACCGAACCACCTATCTCTACGATGCCGACGGTCAGCTCAAAAATCGCCACTATCCGGACGGCTCCCGCACCACATTCGTGTACAATGCGGTGGGAGACCGCACGATGATGGCCAATACCACAGGCTCGTACACGGCGACGTACGACGAACTGTCCCGTCGGCGATCGGTCTCCACCCCGGCTGGGCACGTGCTGACGTACGCGTACGATTCCCTCTCCCGCCGCTTGGAGCTCCATTCACCCGCCGGTCGGTTCACCTACAGCTACGATGCCAACAACCGCATCACACTGGTCCGCAATCCGCAGGAGGACCGGACCACGTTCTCGTACGATGACGCCAGCCGCAGGGTTGTGAAGGCACTGGCCAACGGCACACGGGCTTCGTTCACGTACGATGCCGCCAACCAAGTCACCCGTTTGGCGAACCTGAAATCGGACGGGACCACAATCTCCAGCTTCAGTTACAAGTACGACCAGGCGGGGAACCGCACCGACATCGCGGAGGCGGATGGCTCCCGCGTGACCTACTCGTACGATGCCACGTACCGACTCACCGCCGAACACCGCACCGGTACCAGCCCCTACCGCAATACGTACACGTACGACCCCACCAGCAACCGACTCCTCAAGAACGAAGATGGAGCGCGAACAACCTACGCCTACGATGCCGCCAATCAACTGGTGACCAGTCTCGATTCATCCGGCACAACGACGTACACGTTTGATGTTGACGGCAATCAGCAACTGGTCGTCGCCCCCTCAGGCAACCGCACCACGACCACGTGGGACTTCGAGAACCGCACGACGTTGGTGGAGCTTCCGGACGCCACCCGCAACACGATGCTCTACGAGCCAGAAGGCTTGCGAGTGCAACTCGATGACTCCACCGGCACCACAAAGTTCGTGTGGGACGACCAGAACTACCTGATCGAGACCGATGCCTCCGACGCCCTTGTGGCCGCGTACACGAATGAACCCCGGGTCTACGGCGACCTGATCTCCCAATACCGCAAGACCAACGGCGTCTGGCTCCCCAGCTACCACCACTATGACGCTTTAGGCTCGACACACGACCTGACCGACTCGTCAGGGAGCATCACAGACACCTACCTGTACGACGCCTGGGGCGAACTCCTCGCCTCCACTGGCACAACCATCAACCCGTTCCGCTACGTGGGACAACTCGGGTACTACCTCGATGCGGACACCGAGAACTGCTACATCCGGGCCAGGATCTACCGCCCCGCCCTCGGACGCTGGCTCAGTCCGGATCCGCTGGGGTTTGTTGATGGGATGAATCTCTTTGCCCCCCGCTTCGTCCCGAGCAGGGTCGACCCCAGCGGAACTCAGTCCACTTTATGTTCTGGAGCATCGTGTTGCATTGGCGTATTTCCCGGCGCATCGCGTGGTAGGCAGATTGCTGACAAGCATTGCGGCTTCTTTTCGTGGTCGGCTGGCAATTGCTGCACGAGTGGGCAGCTGCAGATCGCTCAAGAATGCTGCAAGTCCAAGGGGGAGATCCTCGATTCATGCCATTGGTCGAAGAAGGGCATTCTGTGCGGAGCTTTTGTGTTCAGCTGCAAAGAAGGGGACTGGCCTGCTCCCCATTTTCTGATCCAGATGGTATGA